From the genome of Blautia hydrogenotrophica DSM 10507:
TTGTCATGACAGATCTTTTCGATTGTGACGCGGGAATTTAGATTTTGGCTCAGATAATTCGTGACCTGGGCAAAGATCTCAGTGTCAGTATTTTCCCGGACAGTATTTTCCAGGGATTGAAAAGAGGAGGCCGGTTTGGAGAGTACCGTGTATCTGCGATAGAGATTGATCAACAGCTGTTCCAGGTATAGCTGAATGAGCTGACCGGACATCGTTGATGCCGAGGGATTTCTCTCTAAAACGGTCTGATAGGGGTCATCCAGCCTGCCTTTTAGAAATTCGCCGGCTTCTGCAATCAGACGCGCCAGGATTCCTCTCTCTAGATCGTCCACTTGTAGAATTTTTTTTCGAAAAAAATCCATACACAAGCTTGTGCAGGAGAAGGAGATCACGATCAAGTTAGGGGCAATATTTCCATTTGCCTTGACCCAGTGAAATTCATTAGGTTCATGAAAGGCGATCTCTCCTTTTCGGAGTACATAGGTGTGGTTATCGGCGCCGATGGTTACTTCTCCTTTATCGACGCATACAAATTCCCAGAAATCATGTGTTTCCCCGGGAAAAGAAAAAGTGCTCATGTATTCAAAGTAATGAAGAGAAAACAGCTCCTCAATCTGAAATTCTTTTTGAAGGGGAATACCTTGATAATTCATAAGAGATACCTCGTTTTTGCTAGTCTGTGTTGTCAAAGTATAGATACTATTTATCTATATCATAGCTTATCTATGCTGAAAATGCAAAGCGAAAATGCAGATTGTGCAAATGAAATAGAGTATAAGACAAAGATTTTTTCAGCAGGATATTTTACAATGATCTCAGATCAAACGAAAACCCAAAGGACAAAGAGTCAATAAAAAGGAGAGTGCAGATATGAATAAACCAGTGTTGGTGATTATGGCAGCAGGAATGGGCAGCAGATACGGTGGATTAAAACAGATTGATCCGGTGGACAAAGAAGGCCACATTATTATGGACTTTTCGATGTTTGACGCAAAGCGTGCGGGCTTTGAGAAAGTCGTTTTCATCATCAAGAGAGAGAATGAGGCCGATTTCAAAGAAGCGGTGGGAAACCGTATGGAAAAGATTATGGATGTGTCCTACGCGTTTCAGGATTTGCAGAGCTTGCCGGCGGGATTTTCTGTCCCGGAGGGACGTGTGAAACCCTGGGGAACTGCCCATGCGGTACTCAGTGCGATTGATGAGGTGGACGGGCCTTTTGCGGTAATCAACGCAGATGACTATTATGGACGTCATGCATTTGAGACGATTTATCGCTATCTGACTACCCATGAGGATGATGAGAAATTCCGCTACACGATGGTGGGCTATCGGCTGAAAAATACTGTGACTGATAATGGACATGTGGCTAGAGGAATCTGTGATATCAATGAAGACAGACAACTGGTGGGAATTCACGAGAGAACCAGAATCGAGAAGCGGGATGGTCAGATTGCATACTCTGAGGATGACGGACAATCCTGGGTGACTGTGGACGGGGACACTCTGGTATCTATGAATATGTGGGGTTTTACCAGAAGCATTTTGGATGAGATTCAAGCTGGATTCCCAGCATTTTTGGAACAAGGGCTAAAGGAGAACCCTCTAAAGTGCGAGTATTTTCTTCCGTCTGTAGTGAGTGAGCTTCTGAAAAAAGATCGGGCTTCTGTGACAGTTTTGGAGTCGGAGGATAAATGGTACGGTGTGACCTATAAGGAGGACAAACCGATTGTGGTAGCAGCGATTCAGGCATTGAAAGACGCAGGGGTTTACCCGCAGAAATTATGGGAGGATTAAGGCGCATGGAACGTGTGGCAAATAGGCAGGTAGAAGAAGCGATTCAGAATTTTAAGTTTGAAGGAACGTTAATTGATACAAGACCGTATGGAAGCGGTCACATTAATGATACTTATCTGCTGACTTTTGAGATTGCCTCTATGGGAAGAATGAAAGTCATCTTGCAGAGAATGAACAAGCAAATTTTCACGAAACCGGAAGAACTGATGGAGAACATCATCGGCGTGACTTCCTATCTTCGGGAAAAAATTATAGAAAATGGCGGCGATCCTGATAGAGAGACTCTGAATTTGATTCCAACGGTGGGGGAGAAGCCTTATTATATCGATTCCAAAGGGGATTATTGGCGTTCCTATATCTTTATTACAGACGCAACCAGCTATGACCAGGTGGAGAAACCGGAAGATTTTTACCAGAGCGCGGTTGCATTTGGCAATTTTCAGAGACTTCTCTCAGATTATCCGGCGGGGACTCTACATGAAACTATCCAGGGCTTCCATGACACGAAGGCTAGATTTCAGACTTTCCGTGAGGCAGTGAAAAAAGATGTGTGTGGACGCGCAGCGAAGGTTCAAAAGGAAATTGAGTTTGTACTGGCCCATGAGGAGGTAGCAAATATTTTTTCTGACTTGCAGGAAAAAGGAGAGCTTCCTCTAAGAGTGACCCACAATGACACAAAGCTGAACAATATCATGATTGACAATTGCACCGGGAAGGGAATCTGTGTCATTGACCTGGATACGGTAATGCCGGGACTTGCTATGAATGATTTCGGTGATTCCATTAGATTCGGAGCCAGCACTGCCGCGGAAGACGAGCAGGATTTGAGTAAGGTGTCCTGTAGCATGGAACTGTTTGAGATCTATGTAAAAGGTTTTCTAGAGGGCTGTGCAGGCAGGCTTACCCCAAGGGAAGTGGAGCTTCTACCTATGGGGGCAAAGGTAATGACCTTCGAGTGCGGTATGAGATTTTTGACGGACTATCTGGAAGGGGACCATTACTTTAAGATTCATCGAGAGGAGCACAATTTGGACCGGTGCCGAACACAATTTAAGTTGGTGGAGGACATGGAACGAAAGTGGGATATGATGCAGCAGATTGTAAAAAAATATCAATAAGAAAAATTTGACAGGAGGAAATTGAGATATGTCTATTTTAGTGACCGGAGGAGCCGGCTTTATTGGAAGTCATACATGTGTGGAGCTCTTGGACGCAGGATATGATGTCGCGGTGGTGGACAACCTGTATAACTCATCCAGAGAATCCTTAAAAAGAGTGGAAGAGATCACTGGAAAGCAGGTGAGATTTTATGAGGCGGACATTCGGGATGAGAAGGCTATGAATGAGATTTTTGACAAGGAAAATGAGACAGAGGCCGTCATTCACTTTGCAGGCTTGAAAGCTGTCGGCGAGTCTGTGGAAAAACCGATTGAGTACTATGAGAATAATATTGCAGGCACGTTAGTTCTATGTAATACCATGAGAAATCACGGTGTGAAAAACATTATTTTCAGTTCATCTGCGACTGTGTACGGAGACCCAGCTTTTATTCCGATCACAGAAGAGTGCCCGAAAGGTGTCTGCACGAATCCGTACGGCTGGACGAAGTGGATGCTAGAACAGATTTTGACAGATCTGCACACGGCAGACCCGGAGTGGAATGTGGTGCTGCTTCGATATTTTAATCCTATTGGAGCTCATAAGAGCGGAAAAATCGGTGAGGACCCCAAGGGAATTCCCAACAATTTGATTCCTTACATTACTCAGGTAGCGATCGGTAAGTTAGAACGTCTGGGAGTGTTTGGCAATGATTACGATACCCCGGATGGTACCGGAGTTAGAGACTATATTCACGTGGTAGACTTGGCGGTTGGTCATGTACGCGCAGTGGAGAAACTTAGAGAAAAGGCAGGTGTGTCTGTCTATAATTTGGGAACTGGAAACGGCTATTCTGTGTTGGATATGGTGAAAGCCTTTGGAAAAGCCTGCGGCAAAGAGATTCCTTATGAGATCAAGCCGCGCCGTGCAGGAGATATCGCTACTTGTTACTGTGACGCTTCTAAAGCAGCGAAGGAGCTGAACTGGACGGCAAAGAGAGGACTGGAAGAGATGTGTGAAGACTCCTGGAGATGGCAGAGTCAAAATCCGGACGGATACAGGAAATAGAAGCAGCCAGTTTTGAGTAGACGTGTCGGGGCAGCTATAAAAATTGTAATTTTACGCAGATTATATCTTGACTTTACCGAGATTTTACACCGAAATGCTAGAATATGAAAAGGGAATTCTGTTGAAAAGACAGGTTCGAAAGGTGATAAATTGGGAGGACAAGATGAAGAGATGGTGGATGTTGGTAGCTGTCTGTGTAGTTATGACTTTGACAGCATGTGCGTCTGAAAAAACAGTAAAAGAAGTAGAGGGACTCTCTGAGATGGGAGAGATTTCTGTGATTACCAGAGAAAAAGGCTCCGGTACCCGGACTGTGTTTGCGGATTTGACAGGGTTGAGAGAGAAAAGCAGCGGGAGAGAATATCAAGACCTGATCAGGGAGGATGTGGATACTGCGAAGTCTTCCGACGAAGTTTTAAGAAAGGTGGGGGAGACTAAAGGCGGAATCGGTTATGTCTCTTACGGCAGTTTAGGCGATCAGTTGTCGGAGGTGAAACTGCTGGATTTAGGGGGAGTTAAGCTCAGTGAAGAGAATATTGCCAGTGGAAAGTATGATTTGAGCAGATCGTTTTACTTGGCACACTCGGAAAAACTAAAGGAGGCAGAGCAGGACTTTCTGAATTATGTGGCTGGAGTGGGGCAGGATATTGTGGCTGAGGAATTCGTACCTGTTGGAAAATCTGAGATATTTCTGACAGAACGGCCGAAGGGAACTGTAAAAGTCCACGGTTCCACATCAATGGCACCGTTGTTGAAAAAGCTGGCAGAAGGTTATATGGAGGAAAATCCCAACGCAGTGGTAGAAGTGGAGGCGTCGGACTCCGAGCAGGGAGTTTTGGACTTATTGAAAGGCGAATGTGATTTTGCGATGGTCTCTAGAGAATTAGAATACTATGAAAAAGAGGTGTTCAATTATGAGAGGATCGCAAAGGATGGAATTGGGATTGCGGTCAACCGCGAGAATCCTCTAGAAAATATCCATATGGAACAGTTAAAAGCGATCTACGGTGGAGAGCTCTCTGAGTGGAGTGAATTGGAAAAAGAAAAGAAGCAGTAAATAGCAGACCTCTCTTAGCTGAGAGGTCTGTTTTAATAGGAAATTGAAGATGAACCTGTCCTCTTTGGTTATGATTCGGAATCTTTTGATACAGAGATCAGATATTTGCGAACTGCGCACAATACAGCGATGGCACAGACACCGATAAACATCTGTGACAACTGTAGATGTTCTACGATCATCTGTCTTGCGATTGCAAACATTAGAATTTCCACTACAGTCTCCGGCGTGTACTTACAGAGCATTTTTACGAACTCGATTCCCACAGCCAATGAGAGCCCGTTGGCGAGAAATTGAGTGAATGCTGAGATGTCTAAATGGGTGAATGAAAACTGTGTCAGCTCTAATACCAGGGAGACGCCAGATATGATAATAGCGATGAGAATGACAATAGCGAGCAAAAGCTCACCGACATGGGTGATTTTATACATGTATTCATGAGATTTTTTTAAACGTTTCACAGTTACCTCCTGATGATTGATTTGTGGATAAAACTGTACGCTTAGAAGTATATCATATATTTTATAGATGCGCTATGAAAAATTAGTTATATGTTCATCTGGTTGTACGGCAGTTCTAATATAGAAAGAAATTGTGTTAGTGGATTGCCGGAATTTGTCGCCAAAATAGATTTACAAGAAAAGATTGGAGACGTATAATGAAAAAAAGTGAACACGTTTGAGGTAGAGTGAATGGAAAAAAACGAGATTTGTGTCATCTATGGAAAAGACTATAAAGAGATGACTAAGAAAATTTTAAGAACCTCAGAGCTGGCGGAACTGATACCATCCAAGGATACTCTGGTGGGTATTAAGCCTAATCTGGTTTCTCCTAGTGAGGCTTCTTACGGAGCGACTACCCACCCGGAAATCGTCGCAGGGATTTTGGAGTATCTTCAGGAGAATGGTTTTCAAAGAATGGTAATTCTGGAAGGTTCCTGGGTTGGAGATCGGACTAGTGACGCGCTGGAAATCTGTGGTTATCGGAGTCTGTGTGAGAGGTATGGTGTGGAATTTTGGGACACGCAAAAGGATGGTTCTTACCAAGAGGAATGTCGGGGAATGAAACTGAATCTCTGTGACAGTGTGAGGAAAATCGAATTTCTCGTCAATGTTCCGGTCTGGAAGGGGCACTGTCAGACGAAGATCACCTGTGCACTGAAGAACCTGAAAGGACTGATTCCAAACTCGGAAAAGAGAAGATTTCATTCTATGGGTCTTCATGCGCCCATTGCGCACCTGAACTGTGGCATTCATCAGGATTTTATTGTGGTAGACCATATCTGTGGAGATCTGGACTTTGAGGACGGTGGAAATCCTGTGGTCTGTGACCGGATTCTGACGGCTAGGGATCCAGTTCTCTGCGATGCCTATGTCTGTGAGAAGATGCACTATCGTCTGGAAGAGGTGCCTTATGTCGGCTTGGCTCAGGATTTGGGAGTGGGCAGTGCGGATTTGTCAAAGCTAGTTCTGCATTCTTGCCAGGAGGTGGAGGAAGAACTGCCCTATGCCAGAAAAATTGTAGAGCTGCGAGACGCGGTTGAGGAAGTGGAATCCTGTAGCGCCTGCTATGGCTATTTGATTCCTGCCTTGGATCGGCTGAGAGAGGAAGGAAAGTTTTCTATGCTTCGGGAGAAAATCTGCATTGGTCAGGGGTATCGTGGGAAAACCGGGGAGCTGGGAATCGGAAATTGTACCAGGAAATTTCGGCACAGTCTAGAGGGTTGTCCGCCCACAGAAAATCAGATTTATGACTTTCTAAAGGAGTTCCTGGAGAGATAATTCATAGCAGTTCAGTTTTTACAGTTACAAAAATTCAAAAGAAAAGGAGAGTAAGAGGATGACAAAGAGAGTAGAAAAGGCAATGGAACTTCACAAAAAAGGATATAACTGTGCGCAGGCAGTAGCCTGTTCCTTCTGTGATGTGGTGCAGATGGATGAGGACACCTTGTTTCGTGTGACCGAGGCTTTTGGTGGTGGCATGGGCGGCATGAAAGGGACCTGCGGTGCCATCTCAGGAGCCTGCGCAGTGGCGGGACTTTTAAGAAGTGAGGGAAAGGAGCAGTGTAAGAGTAAGGCTCAAACTTACAAATTGTCTAAGGTTTTGCTCAGCAAATTTCAGGAGAAGAATCAGTCAACGATCTGTGAGGAACTCAAAGGTGCTCAGACAGGGACACCGCTTCGAAGCTGCGATGGATGCATTGAAGATGCTGTGGTGATTTTGGAGGAAGTGTTAAAAGAAGCGGAGCTGATAAAAGAGTAAGAAGGTTAGAGACTCTGAAAAAGGTGAAATTGTAAAATTAGTATATCGAAAGAGATAAAATACCCAGCGGTTACGCGTTTCCATGCGTGATCGCTGGGTATTTTGCAGTGTAGTAGAGTTCTCGTTCCTAAGGCAGTAAAGAGAAAGTCAATTTCACCGGCTGGTGGTCCGAGTAGGCGAATCCGGTACTGATTACAGTGCTGGTGGCCTTTACATTGTCGGAGACGAGAAAACCATCTACCACGGCGGTGTAGGTCACATTCTTTTGGTAGGGGATATCAGCGCCTCGGCAACTGGCAACCTCACCCAGATTTTCAGGGATCACAAAAGAATAGCCCTCAGCCAGATCGGAGTCAGAGAGTTGGTATATCCACTCTGGAATTTCCTGACCAGACTCATAGAGATCTTTGCTTCCGGCGATATCGTGATTGAAATCTCCGCCGGCGATGACGTAATTTCCTTCTTCTGCCTCGGACTTCAGGAATTCATTGAGACGTTTTAACTGTTTCTGACGGATAACACCGCCTTTGTCATAGGCGGACATATGTAAATTTACGAGGACTAAATCTCGTTTGGTATCTACTTTTAGATAGGAGGCGGTGAAACAGCGGTCCAGATCAGTGAATTTTACGATCGGATTCTTTGTGACAGGAAACTGATAGCGGATATTTTTGGTGACGGGGTAACGGCTGAACGTGACCAATCCGCTTTCCGTCTTGCCGTGAGGTTCTGTCAGAGGGTAGAACAAGTAGGCGGAGTGGAAGGCACTGGTGTAAATAGAGCCATAGTCTTTTAAAGAATTCTGGAGCATCTGCACCTGATTGACCTCATAGCTTCTGGTGGCTTTTACATCCGCCTCTTGGACGAAATAAAAGTCACAGTCTAAATTCATCAGTGTGCGAATACTACCCTTGGTGTTGGCCAGCTCTCGTTCCCGACTGTAGGCCCGGGAGTATTTGCCCCGAGTCTTGTCTCCGTCTTTCATCTTTCCTGTGTCCATGAAAAAGGAGTAGGTGGGTTCATAAGCTCCGAAACCGATGTTGTAGGTGGTCAGGGTGTAGGACTGTCCGGCTTGAAGCTGGTCGGTGTGGCGGTTGTTCTGGGTCTTTAGGGAGACCTCGTCGTCGATTCGGTAGTAGGTGACTTCCAGATATAGAAGATATCCTCCCACGCAGAGCAGCAGGAAGAATAAAACTCCGATCAAAATGCGGATACTGATACGTTTTGTTTTCATAAAAACCTCCGATAACTTCTACTTATACTCTATCATACCCGGTGAGATTCAACAAGATAAACCTCTGATGGTTCTAAGAAAAAATTTCGAAAAATTCAGGGCTCACAAAAGGTGAGAGTGTGTAATGATAGGAACTGGATCAACCCCAAACTGAGTCCATGACACGGAGCCGTTTCTGTGGTATGATACTTTCCGAGGCCATAAGGTTTTTGTGTCCGCAAAGGACGGGACGAAAAAATAGTTAAGAGAGGAGAAAAGTTATGGAATACAGACGTTTTGAAAATACGATTGTTTTAAGACTGGACCCAGAGGAGGAAGTCTGTGAAAAGCTGACGGAGGTTGCCGCCAAGGAAGAAATTCAGCTTGCAACGATCAGTGGACTGGGCGCGGTCAAAGAGCTGACCACAGGGGTATTTGACACGGTGACGAAAGAGTACCATGCCAATCAGTTTGAGGGAGCGTTGGAGATTGTATCCCTGACAGGGACCCTCACTCGGAAAGAAGGGAAAGTGTATCTGCATGCACATTTGAGTGCAGGTGACAGTAAGGGAAACGTATACGGCGGCCATCTGAACCGGGCAGTGGTCAGTGCCACGGCAGAGATTATTCTTCAGGTGATTCCGGGAAGTGTCGGCAGAAAATTCAGCGACAGTGTTGGATTGAATCTGTTTGAGTTTTAAGAAAGCAGAATAGAATTCCATTTATACAGGAGGGACAGGGATACCAGGAGGTGTACCTGTCCCTCTTGGGTTTAGGAAAGACGGCAATCAGGAGAATTCTCCCGTCAGACAAAAGGCGTGATTCATGGGGCCGCTGCCAGCGCCCAAATCCAGCATTGCAGATAAAGCGCCGGAGAGATATTTCTTTGCACGTTGGACAGAAGTCGACAGAGAATAGCCCTTGGCGAGATTCGCGGCGATGGCGCTAGAAAGCGTGCAGCCAGTTCCATGGGTGTTGGGATTTGGAATGCATCTGCCGTAGAACCATTCCATCTGGCCATCTGCCCAGAGCAAATCGTTGGCAGTGTTGACGCTGTGTCCGCCTTTGATCAGGACTGCACAGTGGTAGGTTTTGCCGATAAATTCGGCGGCAGCTTCTATTTCTTCTGGGGTTGTGATTTTCCTCTCGCTAAGGATTTCGGCTTCTGGGATATTAGGAGTCACCAGCTCTGCTAGGGGAAGTAGCTCTTTTTTTAGGGTTAAGACTGCGCTGGTCTCCATCAGAATGGAACCGGAGGTGGCGACCATGACAGGATCTAGCACGATGTGTTTGGCCTGATAAAACCGCAACCTTTCTGCGAGGACCTCTATGAGTCTGGCATTGGGCAACATTCCGATTTTTACGGCGTCCGGGAAGATATCTGTGAAAATCATGTCCAACTGTGATTTGAGAAAATCGGGGCTGGTTTCTACAATTTTTTCCACTTTGGTTGTATTTTGGGCCGTGAGAGCGGTGATGGCACTCATGGCATATACACCGTTCATGGTCATAGTTTTTAAGTCTGCCTGAATACCGGCGCCTCCGCTACAGTCACTGCCGGCGATGGAAAGCGCCGTCCTCATCAGGCGAGGGGTAGGTTGTACTAGCTGTCTGGCTAAGCTTAGTAGGTCTGAGGTCGCTTTTCCCGGGTTGTCCGAGGAGAATATCGCAGAGATCACAGCAACGCCGTCTACCTGACTGCCGGAAAGTTTTCGCAGATTCAAGGCATGGATGCCGCCGATGGCCACCACTGGAATCGTGACAGCAGCACAGATTTCCCTTAGCTTTTCCACGGACAGATTGCGGGCGTTTTTCTTTGTGCTGGTTCCAAATACGGCGCCGACACCGATATAATCGGCTCCAGCGGCCTGGGCAGCGACGGCTTCTGCTACCGTAGCCGCAGAGATTCCCAGGATTTTATCTTTTCCAATGAGAGCGCGCAGATTTTTACCCTGGATATCACCTTGCCCTACATGGACGCCGTCTGCGTCGATGGCCAGCGCGATCTCTACACTGTCATTGACCACGAAGGGGACTTGGTATTTGGCGCACAGAGCTTTTAGTTCTAATGCTTCTTTTTGAAAAGCCGACGGTTCTAAATCTTTCTCTCTGATCTGCAAAAAAGTCGCTCCATGCTTCAATACGTCCTCGCAGATGGATGTCAGCGTCTCCCCTTCTTTTAACCATGTGCGGTCCGTGATCGCGTAGAGCAGCATGGAATGCCGGATTTCTTCTTTAGAAAAGTTCATAGTGAATTCCCTCCCTGAGCTGTATTTCAGTTAAGTTGAACATTGCGTCAATGAGATCGGTGCGGAACGTGGCATTTCCTGTCTGGTTCGTGAGTCTTCTTTTTTCTGCCAATTCTCCACAGACTCCCATTGCCGCCGTCGCGGAAACTGCCGCGCAGAAGAGATCTTCAGGTGTCGCCGCGCAGAACGCACCGATCAAGGCGGTCAGCATACAGCCGCTTCCGGTGATGCGGGCCATGGTCGGGCAGCCATTATGCAGGACGACACTGCGCGTCCCGTCGGAGATAACATCCAGCGCTCCGGAGAGGACGATGACGCTGCCTGCCTTTCGTGCCAGGGACCTAGTCATTTCCAGGACATCGGGAAGATTGTCTATGGTGGCAGCGTCCTTTGGGCTTACGTCTACGCCGCTTCCGCTGGACTGCTGGCCGGATAGAAAGCGAATCTCAGAGGCATTTCCTCGGATGACAGAAAAGTGCACCTGTTCTAGCAGGGTACGGGATGCTTCCCGGCGAAGCTGGGTTGTGCCCGCGGCCACTGGGTCGAGGATGACGGGCTTTTTCAATTGATTGGCTTTTTTTCCAGCTGCAACCATGGA
Proteins encoded in this window:
- a CDS encoding AraC family transcriptional regulator, which translates into the protein MNYQGIPLQKEFQIEELFSLHYFEYMSTFSFPGETHDFWEFVCVDKGEVTIGADNHTYVLRKGEIAFHEPNEFHWVKANGNIAPNLIVISFSCTSLCMDFFRKKILQVDDLERGILARLIAEAGEFLKGRLDDPYQTVLERNPSASTMSGQLIQLYLEQLLINLYRRYTVLSKPASSFQSLENTVRENTDTEIFAQVTNYLSQNLNSRVTIEKICHDNLIGRSQLQKIFQRKTGLGIIEYFSRMKIDTAKQLIRSEQMNFTQISEKLGYASIHYFSRQFKKVTGMTPSEYASSIKAIADRKQERFFDSPHL
- a CDS encoding substrate-binding domain-containing protein codes for the protein MKRWWMLVAVCVVMTLTACASEKTVKEVEGLSEMGEISVITREKGSGTRTVFADLTGLREKSSGREYQDLIREDVDTAKSSDEVLRKVGETKGGIGYVSYGSLGDQLSEVKLLDLGGVKLSEENIASGKYDLSRSFYLAHSEKLKEAEQDFLNYVAGVGQDIVAEEFVPVGKSEIFLTERPKGTVKVHGSTSMAPLLKKLAEGYMEENPNAVVEVEASDSEQGVLDLLKGECDFAMVSRELEYYEKEVFNYERIAKDGIGIAVNRENPLENIHMEQLKAIYGGELSEWSELEKEKKQ
- a CDS encoding PPC domain-containing DNA-binding protein → MEYRRFENTIVLRLDPEEEVCEKLTEVAAKEEIQLATISGLGAVKELTTGVFDTVTKEYHANQFEGALEIVSLTGTLTRKEGKVYLHAHLSAGDSKGNVYGGHLNRAVVSATAEIILQVIPGSVGRKFSDSVGLNLFEF
- a CDS encoding phosphotransferase enzyme family protein, which produces MERVANRQVEEAIQNFKFEGTLIDTRPYGSGHINDTYLLTFEIASMGRMKVILQRMNKQIFTKPEELMENIIGVTSYLREKIIENGGDPDRETLNLIPTVGEKPYYIDSKGDYWRSYIFITDATSYDQVEKPEDFYQSAVAFGNFQRLLSDYPAGTLHETIQGFHDTKARFQTFREAVKKDVCGRAAKVQKEIEFVLAHEEVANIFSDLQEKGELPLRVTHNDTKLNNIMIDNCTGKGICVIDLDTVMPGLAMNDFGDSIRFGASTAAEDEQDLSKVSCSMELFEIYVKGFLEGCAGRLTPREVELLPMGAKVMTFECGMRFLTDYLEGDHYFKIHREEHNLDRCRTQFKLVEDMERKWDMMQQIVKKYQ
- the thiM gene encoding hydroxyethylthiazole kinase, with product MYDFITPLHCVRQNQPLIQCITNFVTVNDCANIILATGGSPSMSQDIREVEESVSGADALVCNLGAIDFTASMVAAGKKANQLKKPVILDPVAAGTTQLRREASRTLLEQVHFSVIRGNASEIRFLSGQQSSGSGVDVSPKDAATIDNLPDVLEMTRSLARKAGSVIVLSGALDVISDGTRSVVLHNGCPTMARITGSGCMLTALIGAFCAATPEDLFCAAVSATAAMGVCGELAEKRRLTNQTGNATFRTDLIDAMFNLTEIQLREGIHYELF
- a CDS encoding endonuclease/exonuclease/phosphatase family protein — translated: MKTKRISIRILIGVLFFLLLCVGGYLLYLEVTYYRIDDEVSLKTQNNRHTDQLQAGQSYTLTTYNIGFGAYEPTYSFFMDTGKMKDGDKTRGKYSRAYSRERELANTKGSIRTLMNLDCDFYFVQEADVKATRSYEVNQVQMLQNSLKDYGSIYTSAFHSAYLFYPLTEPHGKTESGLVTFSRYPVTKNIRYQFPVTKNPIVKFTDLDRCFTASYLKVDTKRDLVLVNLHMSAYDKGGVIRQKQLKRLNEFLKSEAEEGNYVIAGGDFNHDIAGSKDLYESGQEIPEWIYQLSDSDLAEGYSFVIPENLGEVASCRGADIPYQKNVTYTAVVDGFLVSDNVKATSTVISTGFAYSDHQPVKLTFSLLP
- a CDS encoding nucleotidyltransferase family protein, whose translation is MNKPVLVIMAAGMGSRYGGLKQIDPVDKEGHIIMDFSMFDAKRAGFEKVVFIIKRENEADFKEAVGNRMEKIMDVSYAFQDLQSLPAGFSVPEGRVKPWGTAHAVLSAIDEVDGPFAVINADDYYGRHAFETIYRYLTTHEDDEKFRYTMVGYRLKNTVTDNGHVARGICDINEDRQLVGIHERTRIEKRDGQIAYSEDDGQSWVTVDGDTLVSMNMWGFTRSILDEIQAGFPAFLEQGLKENPLKCEYFLPSVVSELLKKDRASVTVLESEDKWYGVTYKEDKPIVVAAIQALKDAGVYPQKLWED
- the galE gene encoding UDP-glucose 4-epimerase GalE; protein product: MSILVTGGAGFIGSHTCVELLDAGYDVAVVDNLYNSSRESLKRVEEITGKQVRFYEADIRDEKAMNEIFDKENETEAVIHFAGLKAVGESVEKPIEYYENNIAGTLVLCNTMRNHGVKNIIFSSSATVYGDPAFIPITEECPKGVCTNPYGWTKWMLEQILTDLHTADPEWNVVLLRYFNPIGAHKSGKIGEDPKGIPNNLIPYITQVAIGKLERLGVFGNDYDTPDGTGVRDYIHVVDLAVGHVRAVEKLREKAGVSVYNLGTGNGYSVLDMVKAFGKACGKEIPYEIKPRRAGDIATCYCDASKAAKELNWTAKRGLEEMCEDSWRWQSQNPDGYRK
- a CDS encoding phosphate-starvation-inducible PsiE family protein — encoded protein: MKRLKKSHEYMYKITHVGELLLAIVILIAIIISGVSLVLELTQFSFTHLDISAFTQFLANGLSLAVGIEFVKMLCKYTPETVVEILMFAIARQMIVEHLQLSQMFIGVCAIAVLCAVRKYLISVSKDSES
- a CDS encoding C-GCAxxG-C-C family protein; this encodes MTKRVEKAMELHKKGYNCAQAVACSFCDVVQMDEDTLFRVTEAFGGGMGGMKGTCGAISGACAVAGLLRSEGKEQCKSKAQTYKLSKVLLSKFQEKNQSTICEELKGAQTGTPLRSCDGCIEDAVVILEEVLKEAELIKE
- a CDS encoding DUF362 domain-containing protein, giving the protein MEKNEICVIYGKDYKEMTKKILRTSELAELIPSKDTLVGIKPNLVSPSEASYGATTHPEIVAGILEYLQENGFQRMVILEGSWVGDRTSDALEICGYRSLCERYGVEFWDTQKDGSYQEECRGMKLNLCDSVRKIEFLVNVPVWKGHCQTKITCALKNLKGLIPNSEKRRFHSMGLHAPIAHLNCGIHQDFIVVDHICGDLDFEDGGNPVVCDRILTARDPVLCDAYVCEKMHYRLEEVPYVGLAQDLGVGSADLSKLVLHSCQEVEEELPYARKIVELRDAVEEVESCSACYGYLIPALDRLREEGKFSMLREKICIGQGYRGKTGELGIGNCTRKFRHSLEGCPPTENQIYDFLKEFLER
- the thiD gene encoding bifunctional hydroxymethylpyrimidine kinase/phosphomethylpyrimidine kinase, with translation MRTALSIAGSDCSGGAGIQADLKTMTMNGVYAMSAITALTAQNTTKVEKIVETSPDFLKSQLDMIFTDIFPDAVKIGMLPNARLIEVLAERLRFYQAKHIVLDPVMVATSGSILMETSAVLTLKKELLPLAELVTPNIPEAEILSERKITTPEEIEAAAEFIGKTYHCAVLIKGGHSVNTANDLLWADGQMEWFYGRCIPNPNTHGTGCTLSSAIAANLAKGYSLSTSVQRAKKYLSGALSAMLDLGAGSGPMNHAFCLTGEFS